The segment TTCAACGCCATGAGCAGTTCCTTGTTTTGGAATACGGCCATGAGATTTTTCAATGTCTGCACCTGCATGCCCGGGTCCTTAATCGCCAGGAGAAAGACCAGTTCCACCGCCAAACTCTCCTCCGGGTTGATCATCGAATGAAAGGCCACCGGTTTTTTCAATGCCGCCAGACCGATGGTCGAACGGTTCACATGATTGGAATCGGTATGAGGAATGGCCACATAGAAATTCCCAATTGATAAGCCCGTCGGCAAAGTGCTCTCCCTGGTCAGCACTGCCTCGACATAGCTGTCTTTCACATATTCTTTTTCTTTCATCAGCCTTCCCAAATGTTCAATGACCTCCCGCGATGTTTCCGCCTCCAGGTCAAGCACCAATAAATCTGCATCCAACATATGTGTCCACTCCTTGCCGGTAGTTTTTTATCTGCTATCGCCATTAGGAACTGCTTCGCATCTCCCGATAGAGCGTTTCTTTTAGCTCAAGCATATTTTTGCTTTGTTTCAAACTGTCAATCAGCTGCATTTTTAGGAATGGCCGCAAAATCCCCTTGACCATCTTCTTATCATTCACCTTAAAGGCCGGTAAACAGGCCATTTCGACCGGTCCGCTGCCCCAGATAATAGGCTGCTTCAGCCTGGCAACCACGATAGCCGATTTATGTACGGCCAGCGAATCGCCATGGGGAAAGGCAATGCCGCCCTTCATAAAGGTAGGAGCGATAGCCTCCCGCCGGAATACCGATTCTAAAAACTCCTTCCGGACATAACCTTTATTGATCATCAGCAGGCACATGACCTCAATTAGTTCTTTCTGCGAACGGGCGTCCGACTCAAACACGATCAGATCATCCTTGGAAAAGCCCGCCAGTTCATCTACCTGCTGCGCCGCCAGCACATAATCCAGTTCGCGGATACCCGCTTTGGCCATGCCCGGCTCATAGACGATGAAATGGAGCCCTTCAATTTCCGGGTTGATGGTACCGATCAGGGCCAGAATCTGATAATTCTGCTGGATCTCGACCAGCTTGTTTTTTAGCTGCTCATCCATCGCCCCGACCTGGAAAACCGTTACCCCGGGATACTTCTCCTCCAGCAGCCGCCGAATATGGCAGGCTGTACCTTCACCGGTCAGGCAGACCGCCACCAGCGCCAACGGCCGGGCCGGTTCATTAATCGTCAAAACCGGATAATTATAACGGGATTTGAGCAGGCTGGAGTAAATTTCGTCCAGCTCATTTTCCGGGATAGACGCCTTGCGAACGGCCTCAATCACCGTTACCAGATCCACCCTGTCCAGTGTCCGGGTGGGAATCGCCAGCTTGTCTGTGACGATCTTGCCCACATTGGTTAGTGAACCCATATCAACCAGAAAAAGAATGCCCTTTCCCTCATCAATAATTTGGGATATGCCGATAATCTTTTCATAGATAATGGAAGGCGCCTCATTGAGCGGCATATCAATGGCCACCGGGAACTGCACGCCCAGCAACTCCTTAACCACAGTAACAATCTCGGTGGCAATCCGTCCATGAGATACCACCACGACACTGACCCGGTTTTCAAAAGGCTTTTTCTCAATGGCGGCCTTGATATACATGGCAATAAAGCCGATTTCATCCTCCACCAGATCCAGTTGCTTGCGTGTTGCCAGTTGTCCGGCAAACTGCACCGCCAACTGATACTCCCGTGAAAAGTCCTGTTTGATCTTAGGCAGGTTGATATTGATGATCTGCTGCTTCAGCCGGATGCGTTTGACTGTTTCCTCCAAGTGGATGGCCAAATGAGTAAAAATGCTTTCGTTCACATCATGGTACAGCCGTTCCTGGATGAGTTGCAGCCGCAACTCTTTAACCAGCTCAATAATGTCCTTATCCACAATATTGACCAGTTCGTTGAGCGAAACATACTTGGACTTGGTATTGCCGCTTAATTCCAGGTTATTGAACTTGTTGATAATGAAACTCCACAGAATCTCTTCCACTTCCCGGGAGTCCATATTAAACTTGGTCAGTTCTTTGTATTTCTGTTCCATCTGCCGGTAAAAGTCCTCCGGCAGCGAGTAAGAGCCTTCCTGCATGTGCTTGATGAAGCTGGCTTTATTATTAAGGAAAGGAATAAACATCATATCCTGGATGTACTTGCGGACTTTCACCACATTGACATCCTCCAGGGCAAAATCCTGCTGCATAGTGTTGGTCTCCAGCACATCCTCGTAACCAATGCTGATAAACTCTTCATTTTTGCCAATGTATTTCATAAATGCCCTGGCACAGATCACCTGAATGGTACTCTTTAACTGACCGATATTGCCGCCAAACCGTTTTAGTGACAGGATTTCAATCACCTTGGCCTCGACGAACACCTTTTCATTGACCCGGTTACATTCCTGTTGAAAGAAGTCGTAAATAATCTCCACCTTCTCCAAGAACGAACGCTGCTGAAGCGAAGGAATCGAAATGATCATCGGAATGCGCCGCCGGAAGCTGAGCAGCAGGCTGGATTCGATATTTTCCGTAGTGGCACCGATAAAGATGATGTTGACCCGCCGTTCATCCTTGGTTTCGCCCAGCCGGCGAAACTGCCCCCGGTCGAGAATGGAAAACAGGATTTCCTGCCCCTTAGGCGGCAACCGGTGGATTTCATCCAAAAACAGCACTCCGTTATGGGCCTGCTCCACCAAACCTTCCGTATCACTGTCGGCGCCAGTAAAGGCACCCTTCTTATAGCCATACAGCAAGGACAGCAATAACTGCGGATTGTCGCCATAGTCGGCGCAGTTGAACACAATAAAAGGCCTGTCGTCGGCAATCACCTGTTTCTGCCTGGCGAAGTTATACATGCATTCGGCAAACTGGGTTTTTCCCACCCCGCTTTCCCCAATAATCAGCGTAGGCAGTCCAAAGGGAGGATACAAAATGGCCGACTTGGCCTGATTGACCGGTTTTTCCAGACTGCCGTGGCAGCCGACCAGTGCCTGAAACGGATTGACCGTATCCCTGACGCAAGCTTCTTCCACCGGTGCCGGAATGCCCGTCTCCCTAAGCAGCTCTTCCACCACATGGCGGGAAATGTCAAAACCCCGTTCCATCAATCGCTTAGTCGCTTCAGCCACCGTCATTTTACTGCTTTGCCGGAACAACTCCTCAATGGCTTTCTTCAGGTAGGGCTTGCGCCGTTCCCGTGAGTTGCCCATGGAAAGCTCCTTGCGCAGCATAGTCACCGTCTCCCGGGTGGTGGACAGCATCTTAGCCAGACGCACATCGGTAAAAGGGTCCTTGGGATTTTCCGACCGTATAATGTTTACCAGTTTTTCCTTTAAATCCATTTCATGACCTCTCTTCTGCTTACTATACTTTGCAAATGCCGTGCCATACAAAAACACAAATTACCTTTTCCTTGTCGCAAGCCATTTACCGGCCTGTTCGTATGACGGCTTACATTTTCCGAAATCTTCATACAGTTTCCGGCAGGTGTTACTTTACAAAAACGCAGTGTATGATATGACTGTGATAAAATTCCATTTTCATCCAGAACATAACTAAGTTACATTATATCAAGTTCTCAGCTATAAGAAATATGTAACTCCTCCTGAACATAGAAAAACCACGCAACGGGCTATATCCCTCATGCGTGGTTTCCTGTATTTACCTTATTCTCATTTATTACTTCTCAGCAACCAATTCCTGCAGCAGCCGATCAACCATCTCCGCCGGATTGTTCGTTCCGGCCCGGAAAATGACCGTGCCACAGACAAGAAAGTCAGCGCCTAACGCAGCGGCATCCCGGATGGTGTTTAGCTTGATGCCGCCTTGCAGTTGAATGGCTCCGGTATATCGCTTTTTATAATAAGCGATATAATCTCTGACCACGGCCGAGGCCATCCCCCCGGCGGCAAAGGTCGAACGGGCCGCTGTGGCTTCGGCCTGGAAGGTCAAAAGCGGCAGCTCCGCCAAAAACGGTTGCACCTGGGAAAATGTTGCCGCTGCCGTCAGCGCCGGACGGCCAGCAGAACCGAAAATCTCCAGCACCGGACTGGCGCAACTGCCCTGCCCGCTAATACTGTCCAACAACTGCCGGTGATACACAGGATCTGCCACAGCGTCCAGTTGATAGCACACAGCAGCCGGCGAGACACCTTGGTATTCCCGCCAGCGTTCCAGTGGCTGGTCGGTCAACATATGCAGATTGAGATAGCCACCCTGGCGGCGAATATTCGCCGCCAGGGTGGTCAGAAAATCCGGGGTAAACACCGCCTGATTGCTACAGGGGGCCGGTTCGCCAAACCCGCCGTAATCAGGAAAATTAATGTCGCAATGAAAAGTCATAACTTTTCCGTGGGAAAGTAAATGTCGTACCTGCTCTGTCACTTCCTGTTGCAATGCAGCCACCGGTACTACATCGATACAGCCGTCTAATAAGGTAATAAGCGCCGGATTAAGCCGAACCACCCGGCCTGCCGCCATATATTCTACCGTTGCCGGCAGCACGGCTGGACTGTAAAAGCGCCACACTCCACCGTCTTGCCTCAGTCTGACCGCCTCCTTTTATTTTCGTTCTCTCAATCCAGCCGGAGCATGCCGCAGCAGATAGGCTTCGGCCTCGGCGCACCACAGGTCGTCGTTCCGCTCCAAAATGGCCTGTAGTTCACCAAAGAAAGGCTGACTTTTTCCCAACTCGGCAAACGCACTAAGTGGCGTCAGTTCCAAGTCTATACCGCTATAGATCAGCTTCTTGCCGCCGTCAATAGCGGGCAAGTTCAAAATGGTATCCTTCGCACTGTTCAAGCCACCGATATGAGTCACAATGGTCGCCGGATTAATCAGCCCCTCTTCAATCAGCGCCAGGGCTTCTTTCATATCCTCCGGATAGCCGCCACTGGTGCCGACCACATGGGTGTTGCGGTAGTGAATATCATAGTAGTTCAACTCGGCCGTAAAATTTTTATCCGTCGGTCCGGCAAAAAAGTTGAGGCAGCCATCCTTGCCTAATAGCGCGCTGCCCAGTTCGGCACTTTCCTTTAAAGGTGCATAGACAAACACATCGTCATAGCCCTGGCCTGCCGTAAGCTCCAACAGATGTTTTTTAACATCACCGACCTGTCCGGTATTGGCATAGACCAGAGTGATGCCGTGCTCGGCCGCCTTCTTAACCGAGTTATAGCGCCGGGCCCGGCTGAGCTTTGCTTCATTAGTACCTGTCACCACCAGCAGCTCCGGTTTGCGTTCGGCATGGATGGCATAATCAACGGCCAGAAAGCCCATCGGACCGGACCCGTTCAAAATAATCATATTTCCCTTAGGCTTAATGCCCATTTCGTGCCGGTAGCTGCCTTCCACCGTATGATAGCTGGCCTTGCAGGCAGCCACAATGGAGGACAGCGGCTCGGCCAGTGATCCCTTAAAATAGGCATCGCCTTTAAAATTGAGCAGACAGTCCATTTCCATCACTTCGTTGGGAATCACGACATAGGTCGCATTGCCGCCGACAAACCGGTACGAATACCCGGGCCCGAACGGGCTTCCCTGATAGTTCAGCGTAGGCTGAATGGCAAATCTGCCGCCTACTTTGTACTTAGCCTGCCATTTCTTCCCCACAGCCAGAATCTCACCGCAGCATTCATGACCGACAATGATGGGATTATTCGCAATATCCTTGGGAACCCGACGGTGCTCGCTTCCCTGCAGCACCGTCTTATAGGTCGACATGCATACACTGTCGGTAATCACTCTGGCCAATATTTCATCGTCCCGCAACGGGGGCAGTTCAAATTCCTCTAAACGCAAATCCTGTTTTCCATACAGCCTAAGTGCTCTGGTTTTCATCGGTCCATCATCACTCCTTTTAAAATTAAAGATTCGGACCTTGGACCGGAAACCCTGCTAATTTAACAAGCTTGTCGGCCCGGCGAGATTTTTTTTCGCCGGGCTGCCTTATTTCCTTTCGACGGAAATGCAATCTCCCACCCGGAGCTGTGGCAGCTCGCTGTCTTCCAGATACACACTGCCACCCAGACCGTCCGTCTGTCCGTCAAACCGGAGCGTAATATGCCCTAGATTGCTAAGATTCTGCTCCACTTCATCGCCGACAAACACAATGCGAAATTCCTTATCGCCAATGCGCAGCCAGTCACCGGCCTGAATTGATCCATACATAGTATTGCCGCTGTGCAGGATGCAATAGTCAGCCAATTCCTCCGGCGCATTATCCTTGAACAGAATAATCATTTTTTCACTGGAAAAAGCCGCCGCCAGCTCCCCAATTCCCGTAACCGTGGTCTGATACACAAGTGACATTAATCCATCCTCCTAATCTATATGCTCATTCCGATAAAAATGGCAATGAAGGTATAAACCTGCTACCTTCATTGCCATTTTGACGTCCTAAACTAATTGGAATACAATCCGAAGCTTGCCAGCCAGGCGATAAATACCGTAGTCGGGCCGGTAATAAACCGGGAATACAGCACCGACGGCACGCCTACTTCCACCGTTTCCGCCTCGGCTTCCGCCAACCCCAAGCCTACCGGAATAAAGTCGCAGGCTGCCTGAGAGTTGATAGCGAACAGCGCCGGCAATGCCAGATGGGGAGGAATGGTTCCTTTGCCGATCTCCACACCTACCAGAACACCGATAACCTGGGCAATAACCGCCCCTGGCCCGAGGAATGGAGAAAGCAGCGGGAAGGAGCAAATCACCGATAGGAGCAACAGACCTTGTACCGTGCCGGCCAACGGCGTCAGCATTTTAGCAAAGGCATCGCCTACGCCGGTGCTCAACACCACGCCAATCAGCATGCAAACAAAGGCCATGAAGGGTAAGATAGTCCGCATAATAGTATTGATGGTGTCCCGGCCGGCCTGATAAAACGTGCCGGTAATCGAACCCATAAATTTGCCGATCTTAGCCATAAAACCGCCGCTTTGCTGGCTGATCTTTTTGCTGGTGTCATATTTCGGCTGTTTGACCGGCGCTGCCTGATAGGCCGGCGCCTGCACGCCCTCGCCGCTTTGCTGTACATTGTCCTCTTTGACGTCCGACACGTAAATATCGGCCTTAATATGCTCGGCCAAGGGGCCGCTGGGACCGGACGGCATCAGATTGATGGTGGGAATGCGCTTTTGCGGATAAATACCGCAGCGCAGCGTACCGCCGCAATCAATAATAACGCAGGCAATTTCCTGATCAGGCACTTTGGTTTTAAACCCGTCCACCAGCGCGCAACCGCTCAGTTCGGCAATCCTCTGCGCCACCGGTGACATAACCCCGCCGGTAATATTGACCACTTTATTTCTGGTTTCATCAGGCGTAATCACTAAAGGCCCTCCAAAGCCGCCTCTGCCGGCCGTAACGGTTATCGAATGATAGTTTGCCATCTTTGTTTGCTCCCTTCTAGGCATTTAGCCCCGATTGTGTTGTTGTAACCTCGGTTTTGAGCTGGATACCCTGTTGTTTTTCCACATAGGCCGTCGTAAAGTCGGTAACCCAGCCCCGGAAGAAGTTGGTCACCACGCCAACCAGGAAATAACGGACAGCCAGATCAACGGTGGGCAGCCCCAATTGGGTGATGCCGGCAGCAATGCCCAGGAAAACAAACAGTTCACCGGGATTAACATGGGGAAACAGACCGTTCAGCGTGTGGCAGGAAAATGAGCCGGCAGCATAATAGCTGGGTTTGTATTTTTCCGGCATGAATTTACCTAAGGATAAGGTCATCGGATTGCAGAAGAAAAAGGTGCCAACCACCGGCAAAATCAGGTAGCGGGAAAGCGGATTGCCGCCGCACATATGGGCCAGCTTCTCCACCTTTTCCTGTCCGACAAAGCGGATGAGCGCATTCATCGCCACCAGCAGCATGATTAATTTAGGAACTATTCCGGAAAACATACCGACGAATACCTTGGCGCCGGCATCAAACATACCGATAAAACCTGTTGCGAGCCAAATCAGAGTATCCATACCATTCTTCTCTCCTTCTAAATTCATATTGTATGATTACGGTTAGGCGGTTACTTGTTCACTTGCGACCGGCTTCACCTCCCCACTTGCGTGGTTATTTGCTTCCATAAACGACCGGTAATTTTCCACCGCGTTTAGAACAGCCCTCCAGGTTTGCTTATCCGGCCCGGACGCCCGGACCGGATTGTCCGGCAAGTTAAGCAAGTCACAACCATCAAACAGGGTAAAGGCCCGCAGCCGGGCAAAACTGGACACGCCGGCCATCCTTTCCGCTTTGCTAACTCGCCCCTGCCCGTCCAGGCAGAACAGCACCACTACGCCGGCGACAAACCGGCCTTTAGAACGGCCGACCACCACTCTTCCCTGCTGCCTTAGCGCTTTAAAGTGGCTGTTAAAGTGCTTCATCTGATAAAAACCCAGCAAGCCTTGCAGCCCCCACAGCCCCGCCGCCAGCAAGAATAGTTTCCACATAGGCCCATCCCCTCCTTTACTAATGCATGACTTGTCCGCCGGTTATGTTGATCGCCTGGCCGGTTAGATAACAGGCCTGGTCGGATGAATAGAAAGCTACGACATTGGCCACATCCTCTACTTCACAACCCCGCTTTAATGGAACCTTTTCCATATAGGCCTTTTTCACTTCCGATTCAGGTATGCCCAGCTTAATGGCATATTGCGGAATCAACCCTTCAAACATTTCTGAATTGAGCATATTACCCAGCATCATAGAGTTTACCCGGATTTTGTGTTCTGCCAAATCCAGCGCCAGACTTTGCGTCAGACCGACAGCACCGAATTTAGCCGCCGAATAGCCGGGATTGAACTTACTGCCCACTTTGCCTGTCTTGGAATTAATCACAATGATCGAGCCCTGGATGCCCTGGTCAATCATGACCTTGGCCACTTCCCGGGCACAGAGAAAGTAGCCCGTTAAATTGACATCCAGCAAAAACTGAAAGTTTTTAAGCTCAAACTCGGTAATCTTAGCACTGATGGTTGCCCCCACATTATAAATCAACGAGTCGATTTTTCCCAGCTCCTTGACCACCTGACCTACCATGGTTTTAATCTCGGTTTCGGAACAGACATTGACCTTAACAGCCATCGCCCGGTATCCGTCCGCCGTCAGAGAGGCCACCACCTGCTGCGCGTTTTCTTCCACCAGATCGGCAACGGCTACCGCATAGCCTTCTTTAGCCATCCGGCGGCTTAAGTGGGCTCCCAGCCCCCGGCCGCCACCTACTACTAATGCAACTTTTGACATGATCATTCCTCCACTTTCCACACATAGAATGCCCCCATAAAAAAACCGGAGGTAAATAATAAAAAGCCATGAGATAAGCAATCAGTGCTTAGCCCATGGCTCTTACATGCTGACAAAATGTCTTTTCATTTATGTCCTTATCTTTCGTAGTACCTTATCAGCCTTAATTCAGTGAATACTGGCGGTCTATTTTCCGCAGCGCTTCGTTGTCGTCAGTCAGCATACTGACGGTATGCCTCCTTCCTTCGTCTCGCGCTGCAAAAAATAGCCTCGCCATCCTCCTCCTGTATTAAGACCGACAAGCTACTAGGAACCTTCTCAATCTTGATTAGAAACTGCTCTGCTTTACCGCGTATCAGGACTTCCTTGTACTCGAATAAACTGTATATCTTGTCGCCCGGTTGCAGCGTTTTCATTTTATTGGCCAAAGCAACCCCTCCTGCCCGCGTTGTCTTTGTCTCCCGGTAGCAAAAAGCGCAAAAGAACTCAGTCTATGAAAGCTCCCTTACTCCCTATATATTCAGCCGCTGCCCGGATTATGCCTTTCCGACCGGAAGGCCAGCAATAATCTGGCGGTGGCTGCATCGGCAATCAACACATTCATAAACCGTCCCCTTAAAGCACCGTAAATGGCCGGCACTTTTTCCGGTGAGGCGGCAACACCGACAGAGTAGTTCGCTTTCTTCAATGTCTCCAGGTCGATGGCGATGGTCCGGTCCGTTAGTACCGTGTCAACCACCCGGCCTTCCACGTCGTAGAAGCGGGAGCAAACATCACCCACCACGCCGGCCTCCTGTAAAGCGTCAACATATTCTTTGCCAAAAGTCCCTGACCAGACCAGATTGGAATGTCTGAGCGGCGTACCGACACCGACAACGGCAATGCTGACCCGCTCCCACAGATCAATGACCTTACGGCAGTTGGCATCCTGGGTCATGATCTCCTTGGCCTCGACCGAACCGGCAATAGCCGGCGCATACAAATAATGACTCTTGGCCTTAAAGGCATTGGCAACTTTATAGGTAATCGTATTGACATGGTATTCACTGTCCACATTCTCCGGGCCGCCCACCAGGGGAATCATGTCGGCGCTGATCGGGTCACAGGCTTCCGCCATAGCCGCATCAGCCACGGAGGCCATCGTCTTGCCCCAGGCAAAGCCGACAATATCCCCGTCGGTGATCACCCGCCGCAAAAACCGGATGCCCGCCTTCCCCAGGTCAGCGGCCTTATCCACAATATAGGCTTCCTTCAAACCAAAGGTTTTCTCCAGTTGGTTTTCCAGATCTTCATACTCGTCATTAGCAATGGAAATCTGAACCAGACCGGCCAGCATGGCTTTTTTCAGATACTTGCTGACAGTGGTACGGTTAATGCCAAACCGGGCGGCAATTTCATGCTGATTCTTATTCTCCAGATAATACATCTGCGCTACTTTGATCAATAGTCGCTTATCTACAGGAAGCATAACCATACCCTTTCTGTGTGAGCTGCCCTTATCATCACATATGTGACGATAAGGAACTTTTGTTATCTTGTTTTAATCTTAATATAGTTTTTAGAAAATTGCAATAGGTTATTTTCACTTTTTTCTCACTTATTTTTCGCATATTCTACGAAAAAAAGCCCTGGCCGGACACCATTTTGCGGTCCCCACCAAGGCTTTACCTGCAAGAATTGCTTATTTTTTTCTGTCTCACTTCTTTGCTGCAAACCCTCCGATAACTTCCAGGGCAGCATGCCGGACAGGCTTTGCCAAAAACTGTTCATCCACCGCTGCCAGAATTACCGTATTCGGCCCTGCCGATTTTTTCATGTCAATCTGTACCGCCTGCTCCGGAATAAACGTCAGTTCATGACAGGCAGCCAGCAGCTTCGCTTCGGCCAGGATACCTTTTGAACCCACCGGTACCATTTCATACACGCCAGGGTGGGCAAGCAACTCCCGGATGGTGCAATAGCCCACAAGCTGCGCCTGCAGCACTTCCGCTCCGACCAGGGGCGCTCCCACCGCCACAACGGTTAGGCCAGCCCGACAGCGATTGACCCGCAGCCGGACAGTTTCAACCACTCCGACCGCTGTAATGCCAAGACCGGTGGCAAAGGTGGCGAAATTTTCCTCCGTACTGCCGGTCAATACCACCTGCTCAATTTCCGCCAACTCCAGTTCGGTCCGAATGCCCCGGATGACAGCCTGCCCGGTAGGCTTCATCTCGTTGCAAACGGCATTGGCCAGACATACGACTTCAGCTCCCGCACACAACACCTCCAGCAGAACGACCCGGGCCGCGTATCTTCCGGTCACCTCCGGCGGCACCTTCAGTACATCGCCTTCTTTTAATCCGATACCACCGCAGCTATCGCAGGCAATTACCAAAGTGCTTCCCTTTTCCAGCTCGATCAGGGTAAGGTCCCGGACCTTTTCTATCTTCACAGCTGCTGCCTGCCTGCCCATTTCACTTTAACAAAACCCGGCAAAACCTGGAACAAACCAAAAGCCAACCCGATATTCAGCAAAGCCGCGGTGGTCAGCACCGGTAGATAAGCCAACAGCGCAGTTCGCCCCATGAGCGGCAGCAGCCAGGGGTATAACAGCAGCAATGACAGGGGGCCGTTAATCAGACAACCGGCCACCACTGCAGCCATACCGGCCACTCGTTTGGTCCGCGGCTGTTCCCGCAGCCGGCGGTAGATCCAGCCCACAGCCGCGGCGGCCAACGCCATCTCGCCCATAATTAGAACATGCACCGGCAAGGTCAAAGGAAAGCCCGATAACGCGGCAGTGAAAAAGTGACCGGCCGCCCCGACTACAGCGCCGGCCGCCGGCCCTAGCAGTAAGGCGGCCAAAAAAGCCGGCATGGAATCAAATGCGATGGTTCCTAATATTTTAACAGCCGCTCCCATATAGCTTAATGCAATGAAAAAGGCGAGCAAAATTATCCTTCTGATCTCCATTTTTTCTCTCCTACAGCTTAAGTTCAATACCGCTTTTTTTCTCTTTCATCATCAAACAGGCCAGTTGTACAATTTGTGCCCCGGCCTCCACCGGCGGCGTGCCTTTCTTATAGATATTAGAAATCACATTGCGTTGATGCTCCGGTTTAAGAGGGCTTGATTCATAGGCCATGTATGAGCTCATGCTTTCGCCGGTAGCCAGCCCGGGCCGTTCCCCGATCAGCAGAATGGTCACCTTTGCGGTGAGGGCCTGGCTGATTTTATCCATAGTAGCCACCCGGCCATATTTAATAAAAATTGGCGTTCCCAACCGGTAGCCCTCCGCCGTCAGTCCATCAACAATGACCGGATAGATATCTCGGATATTGGCGGTAATGGCATGGGAGCTTAGTCCATCGGCAACGAGAATCTGCACCTCCGGTGCCGCTACGCAGCTATTTTTTACCCTTTGCAACGTTTCTTCGGAAAATAGCCGTCCCAGGTCCGGCCGGGTAATATACTCCTCCTTATCGCGCACCAGTGTTTGTACTTTAAAAAACCCCAATTCATCGATCAAGGCTTCATCCACATCGGACCATACCGAATCCACGGCCACGGCATGGTCGGCCCGGAACCGGAGCAGCGTTTCCGTTTTAAACCGGTCGGCGGCCCGGCCGATGCAAATCCGGGAATTGGTCGTTTTTTTCAGCCGCCGGCAGATTTCATAATCATAAGGCTGGTCAATGGTCACTCTGTCGGTATAATCAATGGCGGCAATATCCTGAATTTCTTCCTGCTTCATCCTTCTCACCCCGGAATCATAA is part of the Propionispora vibrioides genome and harbors:
- a CDS encoding sugar-binding transcriptional regulator; the encoded protein is MLPVDKRLLIKVAQMYYLENKNQHEIAARFGINRTTVSKYLKKAMLAGLVQISIANDEYEDLENQLEKTFGLKEAYIVDKAADLGKAGIRFLRRVITDGDIVGFAWGKTMASVADAAMAEACDPISADMIPLVGGPENVDSEYHVNTITYKVANAFKAKSHYLYAPAIAGSVEAKEIMTQDANCRKVIDLWERVSIAVVGVGTPLRHSNLVWSGTFGKEYVDALQEAGVVGDVCSRFYDVEGRVVDTVLTDRTIAIDLETLKKANYSVGVAASPEKVPAIYGALRGRFMNVLIADAATARLLLAFRSERHNPGSG
- a CDS encoding alpha-ribazole-5-phosphate synthase, translated to MKIEKVRDLTLIELEKGSTLVIACDSCGGIGLKEGDVLKVPPEVTGRYAARVVLLEVLCAGAEVVCLANAVCNEMKPTGQAVIRGIRTELELAEIEQVVLTGSTEENFATFATGLGITAVGVVETVRLRVNRCRAGLTVVAVGAPLVGAEVLQAQLVGYCTIRELLAHPGVYEMVPVGSKGILAEAKLLAACHELTFIPEQAVQIDMKKSAGPNTVILAAVDEQFLAKPVRHAALEVIGGFAAKK
- a CDS encoding ECF transporter S component, translating into MEIRRIILLAFFIALSYMGAAVKILGTIAFDSMPAFLAALLLGPAAGAVVGAAGHFFTAALSGFPLTLPVHVLIMGEMALAAAAVGWIYRRLREQPRTKRVAGMAAVVAGCLINGPLSLLLLYPWLLPLMGRTALLAYLPVLTTAALLNIGLAFGLFQVLPGFVKVKWAGRQQL
- the eutC gene encoding ethanolamine ammonia-lyase subunit EutC, coding for MKQEEIQDIAAIDYTDRVTIDQPYDYEICRRLKKTTNSRICIGRAADRFKTETLLRFRADHAVAVDSVWSDVDEALIDELGFFKVQTLVRDKEEYITRPDLGRLFSEETLQRVKNSCVAAPEVQILVADGLSSHAITANIRDIYPVIVDGLTAEGYRLGTPIFIKYGRVATMDKISQALTAKVTILLIGERPGLATGESMSSYMAYESSPLKPEHQRNVISNIYKKGTPPVEAGAQIVQLACLMMKEKKSGIELKL